A window from Pseudobutyrivibrio ruminis HUN009 encodes these proteins:
- a CDS encoding alpha-glucosidase — MVKNAIVYQIYPRSFCDSNGDGIGDIPGIISKLHYLKELGIDAIWLSPVYRSPGYDNGYDISDYKDINPEFGTMEDMERLISRAKRLGIKIIMDLVINHTSDEHEWFQKALAGDDKYRDYYYFREGVGSSYPNNWGSFFGGRAWSKTEKGDYYLHLFSKKQPDLNWQNPDVFDEITDIMRFWLDKGVAGFRCDVINIIYKQSLENGKKRLALTGREHYLNTEGCHELLKRFNEEVWSKYKTFIVGETVFVTPDDAKLLSDENRKELDAVFFFEHMDVDNYGIKWFKKGFNPSKLIKVLDKWQNALEIPANYLENHDQIRSVNHFGNVGKYWEKSAKLLCGLNLSLRGVPFIYEGEEIGMTNGDFKGLKELKDVESYNINQSLKKMLLVHSIRRKLILQTTRDNARTPVQWDASDNAGFTTGTPWLKINANKSFINVETELRDDNSILNFYKSMIEFRKNSEALQDGNYRRVASPSDVYIFTRESIHERLYIYCNLSSFNKAVEFYGDNIIFSNYEEAERENFFLKPYEFRIVVANI; from the coding sequence ATGGTGAAAAATGCTATAGTTTATCAAATATATCCACGCTCATTTTGTGACAGCAATGGCGACGGTATAGGGGATATTCCGGGCATAATCTCTAAATTACATTATCTAAAAGAATTGGGTATAGACGCCATTTGGCTTAGCCCAGTTTATCGCAGTCCAGGCTATGACAATGGCTATGACATTTCTGATTACAAAGACATTAATCCCGAATTTGGCACAATGGAAGATATGGAAAGGCTTATTAGTAGAGCCAAAAGACTTGGGATAAAAATCATAATGGATTTGGTTATTAATCATACTTCTGATGAGCACGAATGGTTTCAAAAGGCCTTGGCAGGAGATGATAAATACAGAGACTACTATTATTTTAGAGAGGGTGTAGGAAGCAGCTATCCAAATAACTGGGGCTCTTTCTTTGGTGGTCGAGCATGGTCAAAAACTGAAAAGGGTGATTATTACTTACACCTTTTTAGTAAAAAACAACCGGATTTAAATTGGCAAAATCCCGATGTCTTTGATGAAATAACAGATATCATGAGATTTTGGCTAGATAAGGGTGTTGCTGGATTCAGATGTGATGTAATCAATATCATTTATAAACAATCACTGGAAAATGGAAAAAAGCGTTTAGCATTGACAGGTAGGGAACACTATCTAAACACTGAAGGATGCCATGAATTATTAAAGCGTTTCAACGAGGAAGTGTGGAGCAAATACAAGACATTTATAGTTGGTGAAACTGTTTTTGTGACTCCTGATGATGCAAAGCTTCTTAGTGATGAAAATCGTAAAGAGCTTGATGCTGTGTTCTTCTTTGAGCACATGGATGTAGATAACTACGGAATAAAATGGTTTAAAAAGGGATTTAATCCAAGTAAGCTTATTAAAGTGTTGGATAAATGGCAAAATGCATTGGAGATCCCAGCCAATTATCTTGAAAACCATGATCAGATTCGCTCCGTTAATCACTTTGGAAATGTTGGCAAATACTGGGAGAAAAGTGCAAAACTTTTATGCGGTTTAAATCTTAGCCTTCGAGGAGTTCCTTTTATATATGAGGGTGAGGAAATTGGCATGACAAATGGCGATTTTAAAGGCCTTAAGGAACTAAAAGACGTAGAATCATATAACATTAATCAATCTTTGAAAAAGATGTTATTGGTCCACTCTATTCGACGCAAATTAATTCTTCAGACCACAAGAGACAATGCAAGAACTCCCGTACAATGGGATGCAAGCGATAATGCAGGTTTTACTACAGGTACACCTTGGCTAAAAATTAATGCTAATAAATCATTTATTAATGTTGAGACAGAGCTTAGAGATGATAATAGCATCTTAAACTTCTATAAGAGTATGATTGAATTCCGAAAGAATTCAGAGGCACTACAGGATGGAAATTATAGAAGAGTAGCCTCACCAAGTGATGTTTATATCTTTACCAGAGAATCTATTCATGAAAGACTTTACATTTACTGCAATCTTTCTAGCTTCAACAAGGCTGTAGAATTTTATGGTGACAATATCATCTTTAGTAATTACGAGGAAGCAGAAAGAGAAAACTTCTTCTTAAAGCCATATGAATTTAGAATAGTGGTGGCAAATATATGA
- a CDS encoding 2-hydroxyacyl-CoA dehydratase: MENKLFKLGIDIGSTTVKIAVLDDDNNLLFSDYQRHFANIQQTLTDLLTQAKSKLGQIQVRPMITGSGGLTLAKHLGVEFVQEVIAVSTALTHYAPQTDVAIELGGEDAKIIYFENGNVEQRMNGICAGGTGSFIDQMASLLQTDATGLNAYAKDYKAIYPIAARCGVFAKTDIQPLINEGASKEDLSASIFQAVVNQTISGLACGKPIRGHVAFLGGPLHFLDQLREAFIRTLKLDDEHAILLDNSHLFAAIGSALNSKEDQNVPMDELIDKLSQGIKMDFEVARLEPLFEGEDDFRAFKDRHAKAQVKKGDLANYHGNVYLGIDAGSTTTKLAVVGDDGTLLYSFYSSNNGSPLATSLKALKEIYSIMPEDTHIVHSCSTGYGEALLKAALQLDDGEVETIAHYYAAAFFNPDVDCILDIGGQDMKCIRIKNGVVDSVQLNEACSSGCGSFIETFAKSLDFTVQDFAEEALFALNPIDLGTRCTVFMNSKVKQAQKEGASVADISSGLAYSVIKNALFKVIKLSDASELGKNIVVQGGTFYNDAVLRSLEKVAGVNVVRPDIAGIMGAFGCALIAKERYEENPTTTTLGIDEINNLTFDTKLTRCQGCVNHCLLTINRFSGGRSFITGNRCEKGAGGVKNKENIPNLYEYKYNRLFDYEPLSEEEATRGTVGIPRVLNLYENYPFWATFFKALKFRVVLSPRSNRKVYEMGIESIPSESECYPAKMAHGHVQWLINEGNVDFIYYPCIPYERNEFPDSNNHYNCPIVTSYAENIKNNVDEITTGKVRFLNPFMAFSSEEILTTQLEKVFKEEFDISASEVKAAAHAAWLEQEHFRNDMYAKGQEILKYLEETGKHGIVLAGRPYHVDPEINHGIPELINSYGIAVLTEDSISNLGEVERPLIVMDQWMFHSRMYSAANYVKKHDNLDLIQLNSFGCGLDAVTTDQVADILTQSGKIYTCLKIDEVNNLGAARIRVRSLLAALRVKKKKKQERTIVPANYNRIVFTEEMKKNYTILCPQMSPIHFDLIEPAFNAAGYNLVIPNIPTRTCVDVGLKYVNNDACYPSLMVIGQLMAAIDTGEFDMSRTALLISQTGGGCRASNYIGFIRRALAKAGYPDVPVISLNLNGFEPNPGFKLTPSLIQHGLYALTFGDILLRCVYRVRPYEAVPGSTNELHDKWRKKVVEFVSNTKILSHGKFKRMCREMIRDFDNLPIIEGLKKPRVGIVGEILVKFLPAANNQLAELLEQEGAEAVVPDLTDFLLYSFYNANFKEENLGASRKTKFYCNMGIKFFEWLRSAARDEFNKSKRFTAPAYITDTAANAREIVSIGNQTGEGWFLTGEMLELIETGASNIVCIQPFGCLPNHVVGKGVIKRIRHEHPEANIVAIDYDPGASEVNQLNRIKLMLSTANKNLAKAE, translated from the coding sequence ATGGAAAACAAATTATTCAAATTAGGCATCGATATAGGCTCTACAACCGTTAAGATTGCAGTGCTTGACGATGATAACAATCTTTTATTTTCTGACTATCAGAGACACTTTGCTAACATCCAGCAAACTCTCACTGATTTATTAACTCAAGCCAAGTCTAAGCTTGGTCAGATTCAAGTTCGTCCTATGATTACTGGCTCAGGCGGACTTACCCTTGCTAAGCACCTTGGCGTAGAATTTGTACAGGAAGTTATAGCTGTTTCTACAGCCCTCACACATTACGCTCCACAGACAGATGTTGCTATCGAGCTTGGTGGCGAGGATGCCAAAATCATTTACTTCGAAAATGGTAATGTTGAGCAGCGTATGAACGGTATCTGTGCAGGTGGTACTGGTTCATTCATCGATCAGATGGCTTCTTTGCTCCAGACAGATGCTACTGGCCTTAATGCATATGCAAAAGACTATAAAGCTATCTATCCTATCGCTGCTCGTTGCGGTGTTTTTGCAAAGACAGATATTCAGCCACTTATCAATGAAGGTGCGTCAAAGGAAGACTTATCTGCTTCTATTTTCCAGGCAGTAGTTAATCAGACTATCTCAGGTCTTGCATGCGGTAAGCCAATTCGTGGTCACGTTGCATTCCTTGGTGGTCCTCTTCACTTCTTGGATCAACTTAGGGAAGCATTTATTCGTACACTTAAATTAGATGATGAACATGCTATCTTGCTTGATAACTCTCATCTTTTTGCAGCTATTGGTTCTGCACTTAACTCAAAGGAAGATCAGAACGTACCTATGGACGAGCTTATCGATAAGCTTTCACAGGGAATCAAAATGGACTTTGAGGTTGCCAGACTAGAGCCTTTATTCGAGGGCGAGGACGATTTCAGAGCCTTCAAGGACAGACATGCAAAGGCTCAGGTTAAGAAGGGTGATTTAGCTAACTATCACGGTAATGTTTACCTTGGTATTGATGCTGGTTCTACTACTACAAAGCTTGCTGTTGTAGGTGATGACGGCACACTTCTTTACTCATTCTACTCAAGCAATAATGGTAGCCCACTTGCTACATCACTTAAGGCTCTTAAAGAAATTTACTCTATCATGCCTGAAGATACACATATCGTGCACTCTTGCTCAACAGGTTATGGTGAGGCTTTACTTAAGGCAGCACTTCAGCTTGACGACGGTGAGGTAGAGACAATCGCTCACTACTATGCTGCAGCATTCTTTAATCCTGATGTAGACTGTATCCTTGATATCGGTGGTCAGGATATGAAGTGTATCCGTATTAAGAATGGAGTTGTTGATAGCGTACAACTTAACGAAGCATGTTCTTCTGGTTGTGGATCATTCATCGAGACTTTCGCAAAGTCCCTTGATTTCACAGTTCAGGATTTCGCCGAGGAAGCGCTCTTCGCTCTCAACCCAATCGATCTTGGTACACGTTGTACCGTATTTATGAATTCAAAGGTTAAGCAGGCACAGAAGGAAGGTGCTTCAGTTGCAGATATTTCATCTGGTCTTGCTTACTCAGTTATAAAGAACGCACTCTTCAAGGTTATCAAGCTTTCTGATGCTTCAGAGCTCGGCAAGAACATCGTTGTTCAGGGTGGTACATTCTACAATGATGCAGTTCTTCGTTCTCTTGAAAAGGTTGCAGGTGTAAATGTAGTTCGTCCTGATATTGCAGGTATCATGGGTGCCTTTGGTTGTGCCCTTATCGCTAAGGAACGTTACGAAGAAAATCCTACTACAACTACACTTGGCATTGATGAGATTAACAACCTTACATTTGATACAAAGCTCACTCGTTGTCAGGGCTGTGTGAACCACTGCTTACTTACAATCAATAGATTCTCAGGCGGACGTTCATTCATCACTGGTAACAGATGTGAAAAGGGTGCAGGCGGTGTTAAGAACAAAGAAAACATCCCTAACCTTTATGAATATAAGTACAACAGATTATTTGATTACGAACCACTTTCTGAGGAGGAAGCAACTCGTGGTACAGTTGGTATTCCACGTGTCCTTAACCTATATGAGAATTACCCATTCTGGGCTACATTCTTTAAAGCTCTTAAATTTAGAGTAGTTCTCTCTCCTCGTTCAAACCGTAAGGTTTACGAAATGGGTATCGAGTCAATCCCATCTGAGTCAGAGTGCTACCCAGCAAAGATGGCGCACGGTCATGTTCAGTGGCTTATTAACGAAGGTAATGTGGACTTCATTTACTATCCTTGTATTCCATACGAGAGAAATGAGTTCCCTGATTCAAACAACCACTACAACTGCCCTATCGTTACATCTTACGCTGAAAATATTAAGAATAATGTGGATGAAATTACAACTGGAAAGGTTCGTTTCCTTAATCCATTTATGGCATTCTCTTCAGAAGAGATTCTTACAACTCAGCTTGAAAAGGTATTCAAGGAAGAGTTTGATATCTCAGCTAGCGAAGTAAAAGCAGCTGCACATGCAGCATGGCTTGAGCAGGAGCATTTCAGAAATGATATGTATGCAAAGGGCCAGGAAATTCTTAAGTATCTAGAAGAAACCGGAAAGCATGGTATAGTTCTTGCAGGACGTCCATACCACGTAGACCCAGAGATTAACCACGGTATTCCAGAGCTTATCAACAGCTATGGCATTGCAGTACTTACTGAGGATTCTATTTCAAACCTTGGTGAGGTTGAACGTCCTCTTATCGTTATGGACCAGTGGATGTTCCACTCACGTATGTACTCAGCTGCGAACTACGTTAAGAAGCATGATAACTTAGATTTAATCCAGCTCAACTCATTTGGTTGTGGTCTTGATGCCGTTACAACTGATCAGGTAGCTGATATCCTTACGCAGTCTGGCAAGATTTACACATGCCTCAAGATTGATGAGGTTAACAACCTTGGTGCTGCTCGTATCAGAGTTCGTTCTCTTCTTGCTGCACTTCGTGTTAAGAAAAAGAAGAAGCAGGAGCGCACTATTGTTCCAGCTAATTACAACCGTATCGTTTTTACAGAGGAAATGAAGAAGAATTACACAATCCTCTGCCCACAGATGTCACCTATCCACTTTGATTTAATCGAGCCTGCATTCAATGCAGCTGGTTATAATCTTGTGATTCCAAACATTCCAACACGTACATGTGTGGATGTAGGTCTTAAATATGTAAACAACGATGCTTGCTACCCTTCACTTATGGTAATCGGTCAGCTTATGGCTGCTATCGATACAGGCGAGTTTGATATGAGCCGCACAGCACTTCTCATCTCTCAGACAGGTGGTGGATGTCGTGCATCAAACTACATTGGATTCATCCGTAGAGCTCTTGCAAAGGCAGGATATCCTGATGTACCAGTTATTTCATTAAACCTTAACGGATTCGAGCCAAACCCTGGATTCAAGCTTACACCAAGCCTTATCCAGCATGGACTTTACGCTCTTACTTTTGGCGATATCTTACTTCGCTGTGTTTATAGAGTACGTCCTTATGAAGCAGTTCCTGGCTCAACAAACGAGCTTCACGATAAGTGGAGAAAGAAGGTTGTAGAGTTTGTATCTAACACAAAGATACTCTCTCATGGCAAGTTTAAGAGAATGTGTCGCGAAATGATTCGTGATTTCGATAACCTTCCTATCATCGAAGGTCTTAAGAAGCCACGTGTTGGTATCGTAGGAGAAATCCTTGTTAAGTTCCTTCCAGCAGCTAACAATCAGCTTGCTGAATTACTTGAGCAGGAAGGTGCCGAAGCAGTTGTACCAGACCTTACTGACTTCCTTCTTTACAGTTTCTACAATGCAAACTTTAAGGAAGAAAACCTTGGTGCAAGTCGCAAGACAAAGTTCTATTGCAACATGGGAATTAAATTCTTTGAATGGCTCAGAAGTGCTGCCAGAGATGAATTTAACAAGTCGAAGAGATTTACTGCTCCAGCATACATTACTGATACTGCAGCAAATGCGAGGGAAATCGTATCAATCGGAAACCAAACTGGTGAAGGATGGTTCCTTACTGGTGAAATGCTTGAGCTTATTGAAACAGGTGCAAGCAACATCGTATGTATCCAGCCATTTGGATGTTTACCAAACCACGTAGTTGGTAAGGGTGTTATCAAGCGTATCCGTCATGAGCACCCAGAGGCAAATATCGTTGCTATCGACTACGATCCAGGGGCATCTGAAGTTAACCAGCTTAACCGTATTAAGCTTATGCTTTCTACAGCAAATAAAAACTTGGCTAAGGCTGAGTAA